Proteins encoded together in one Chitinophaga varians window:
- a CDS encoding gluconate 2-dehydrogenase subunit 3 family protein, with the protein MDRRESLKALALGTLSVGTILSATGCEDKKTTDGKKAGDVAGYGRTPDEVLRDKALTEEKFFTAEEMKTITILADIIIPADEHSGSASDAKVPEFIEFIVKDIPEHKLPMRGGLRWLDVQCAKRYNKSFAECSPEQRIAIVDLIAYPEKAAPENSQGVAFFNRMRNLTATGFFTSKIGIKDLGYIGNTPNEWDGVPADVLKQYGYAYDEKTLATCLKIEDRGKIMTWD; encoded by the coding sequence ATGGATAGAAGAGAATCCCTTAAAGCCCTTGCGCTGGGAACTTTATCTGTAGGCACCATCCTGTCCGCCACCGGCTGTGAAGACAAAAAAACCACCGACGGGAAAAAAGCAGGTGACGTCGCCGGCTATGGACGCACGCCGGATGAAGTGCTGCGGGACAAAGCCCTGACGGAAGAGAAATTCTTCACCGCGGAAGAAATGAAGACCATCACCATCCTGGCTGACATCATCATTCCGGCTGACGAACATTCCGGCAGCGCTTCCGATGCCAAAGTGCCCGAATTCATCGAGTTCATCGTAAAAGATATCCCGGAGCATAAGTTGCCCATGCGGGGCGGCCTGCGCTGGCTGGATGTTCAATGTGCCAAACGGTATAATAAGTCCTTTGCCGAATGTAGCCCTGAACAACGTATTGCCATCGTGGACCTGATCGCCTATCCGGAAAAGGCAGCACCTGAAAACAGCCAGGGCGTTGCATTCTTCAACCGTATGCGCAACCTGACCGCTACCGGTTTCTTCACCAGCAAGATCGGCATCAAAGACCTCGGCTACATAGGCAATACGCCTAACGAGTGGGACGGCGTGCCGGCCGATGTGCTGAAACAATACGGTTATGCTTACGACGAGAAAACCCTGGCCACCTGCCTCAAGATAGAAGACAGAGGCAAGATCATGACCTGGGATTAA
- a CDS encoding gluconokinase produces MSEQTPYIIGVDIGTSSAKTIGLAPQKEVVVGVYQQAYSTRYPQPGYAEQDPLLLLDAVKKGIREVVSQAGRPPAAVSFSSAMHSIMAVDRQGNALTPLILWADNRSEPQALALRDTEAGRRLYRQTGTPVHAMSPLCKLRWMRETQPALFARSAIFPGIKEYILYHFFGRYISDHSIASATGLFDIATLQWSPEALEYAGITAAQLPEPVPATFRLPPLLPAVAAELGIPADTPFIIGGSDGCLAQLGSRALGPGHATITIGTSGAVRMASSRPQTDVHGRLFTYLLTDDVYITGGATNNGGALLQWLVRDFLRMPLTALQPLVEEALQTDTGSLLCLPYLLGERAPVWNSHATAAFVGIRPGHTAAHFMRAMLEGICFALLSIRQALTETAGPVRRISVSGGFTATPGWIQLLADIFGQEMELHQQNDASALGAILLAARELHLPEGDGEGAAAMVFHPDSDKYQGYQKKFERFQRLYDTLKAAGEQ; encoded by the coding sequence ATGAGTGAGCAGACACCCTACATCATCGGCGTAGATATCGGTACCAGTAGTGCTAAAACGATTGGGCTTGCCCCTCAGAAAGAGGTGGTCGTGGGGGTATATCAACAGGCATATTCCACCCGGTACCCACAGCCGGGATATGCAGAGCAGGACCCGCTGCTGTTGCTGGATGCGGTCAAAAAAGGTATCCGGGAAGTGGTGTCGCAGGCGGGGCGCCCGCCGGCAGCTGTCTCTTTCAGCAGCGCCATGCACAGCATCATGGCGGTCGACAGGCAGGGGAATGCCCTTACGCCGCTGATACTTTGGGCCGACAATCGCAGTGAGCCACAGGCGCTGGCCCTGCGGGACACGGAAGCAGGGAGACGGTTGTACCGGCAAACGGGCACGCCGGTACACGCCATGTCGCCCCTCTGTAAGTTGCGCTGGATGCGTGAAACGCAACCAGCCCTTTTCGCCCGGTCCGCCATCTTTCCGGGTATCAAGGAATATATTCTTTATCATTTTTTCGGGAGATATATAAGCGATCATTCGATAGCCTCTGCAACCGGGCTGTTTGATATTGCCACGCTGCAATGGAGCCCGGAGGCACTGGAATATGCCGGTATTACGGCAGCGCAACTGCCGGAGCCGGTACCGGCCACCTTCCGGCTGCCGCCACTGTTGCCGGCTGTAGCGGCGGAACTGGGTATCCCGGCCGATACGCCTTTTATCATTGGCGGCAGCGATGGCTGCCTGGCCCAGCTGGGAAGCCGGGCACTCGGCCCGGGGCATGCCACCATCACCATCGGTACCAGTGGAGCGGTACGCATGGCTTCTTCGCGGCCGCAGACAGACGTCCACGGCCGCCTGTTCACCTACCTGCTGACAGACGACGTCTATATCACCGGCGGCGCCACCAATAACGGCGGTGCATTGCTGCAATGGCTGGTGCGCGATTTCCTGCGAATGCCGCTGACGGCCCTGCAACCGCTGGTGGAAGAGGCGTTGCAAACAGATACCGGTTCATTATTATGTCTTCCCTATCTGCTCGGTGAAAGGGCTCCTGTCTGGAACAGCCACGCCACAGCAGCTTTTGTGGGCATCCGGCCCGGACATACCGCCGCCCATTTTATGCGGGCCATGCTGGAAGGGATCTGTTTTGCACTGCTGAGCATCCGCCAGGCGCTGACAGAAACTGCCGGCCCGGTCCGGCGTATATCCGTTAGCGGTGGCTTTACCGCCACGCCGGGATGGATACAGTTGCTGGCGGATATTTTCGGGCAGGAGATGGAGCTCCATCAGCAGAACGATGCCTCTGCACTCGGCGCTATCCTTTTGGCTGCCAGGGAGTTGCACCTGCCGGAGGGAGATGGGGAAGGTGCTGCCGCTATGGTGTTCCATCCTGACAGCGACAAATATCAGGGGTATCAAAAGAAATTTGAACGGTTCCAACGGCTGTACGACACTCTGAAAGCAGCCGGGGAACAGTAG
- a CDS encoding SusC/RagA family TonB-linked outer membrane protein — MNPRYAKAMLLLCLSAASSGPVAARALMPAVWQQANPTIEGKVRDVNGNPLPGVTVLLKDSQRGAVTDVKGSFTLKDVKKDAVLLFQFVGYDPQEVKVEGRTSINVVLKENQKTLDEYVVVGYGTQKKVTKTGAVATVKGAELQQSPNVNISNSLVGRIPGIIAVNNSGEPGNDNSRIFIRGRSTLGVSTPLYVIDGIPREGFARLAPGDIESVSVLKDAAAAIYGSRAANGVILVTTKRGKIGKPTVNYGFNQSFVSPTRLPKMADAPTYARLVNEILQYGGDAPRFSEDQIKKFGDGSDPWLYPNTNWYDAVIKNTSLQNRHDLSLSGGTEKMTYYVSLGSLFQDGIYKSSATYYKQQNIRANLDANVNENVHLRFDLAGRLENRHFPPRSAGSIFRSLMRGRPTENAIWPNGLPGPDIEYGDNPVVTSTDIIGYTNDKNYVVNGTLGATVNIPWVQGLSVDGNFAYDQNFAFIKTWVKPWTLYTLDPNSPDHKLNPASRGVSAPELNESFNSNRMTTVNVKLNYVRSFGKHNLNTFIAFEQATFDGDTMLANRRYFISDKLDQLFAGGDKEKNNGGTGFSFARRNYFGRISYNYKETYLFDFNARYDGTQNFPRNSRFGFFPGASVGWVLSNEGFWKKGVRAVDYFKIRASWGQMGNDQIPSFQYLSTYGFSDGGVMFGGDLNKGIYQMRSPNEAITWEVANNYDVGIEASLLGEKLSVEADYFYTRRANILVSRSQSMPAYTGMTLPQENIGKVENKGFEVVLKHKNDINKFHYEVVGTVTHAQNKILFWDEVPNVPEWQKSTGRMIDAPLYYKAIGIYKTQEEVDKSPHISGARAGDVIFADVDGNGIIDDLDRVRVNRTENPTWIFGLTLSAKYNNFDFTMLWQGATGASQYLHTESGLIGNFPEAYIKDRWTPDNINASWPRVNDRDREYWVNRQNTFWFWKTDYARLKTVELGYTIPGHAIRSIGLQKLRVYVSGQNLVTIDNVKIFDPEAPMGSGQFYPQSKIYNVGLNVTF, encoded by the coding sequence ATGAATCCACGTTATGCGAAGGCAATGCTATTGCTATGCCTTTCCGCCGCCTCGTCAGGGCCGGTCGCAGCCAGGGCTTTAATGCCTGCGGTGTGGCAGCAGGCCAATCCAACAATAGAAGGTAAAGTCAGGGACGTCAACGGGAATCCCCTGCCAGGGGTAACGGTGCTGTTGAAAGACAGCCAGCGCGGTGCCGTTACAGACGTAAAAGGAAGCTTTACCCTGAAAGACGTTAAGAAAGACGCGGTGCTGCTGTTCCAGTTTGTAGGTTATGATCCGCAGGAAGTTAAAGTGGAAGGTCGTACATCCATTAACGTTGTCCTGAAGGAAAACCAGAAAACCCTGGACGAATACGTTGTTGTAGGGTATGGCACACAGAAAAAGGTGACCAAGACCGGCGCCGTGGCCACTGTGAAAGGAGCTGAACTGCAGCAGTCTCCCAACGTGAACATCTCCAATTCACTGGTAGGACGTATCCCGGGTATCATTGCTGTCAACAACAGCGGCGAGCCGGGCAATGACAACTCCCGTATTTTTATCCGCGGCCGCAGCACGCTCGGTGTTAGCACGCCGCTGTATGTAATCGATGGCATTCCCCGTGAAGGCTTTGCCCGCCTGGCCCCTGGGGACATTGAAAGCGTGTCTGTATTGAAAGATGCGGCTGCTGCCATCTATGGTTCCCGTGCGGCCAATGGCGTTATCCTCGTTACCACCAAACGCGGAAAAATAGGCAAGCCTACTGTTAACTACGGCTTTAACCAGTCTTTTGTGTCGCCTACCCGCCTGCCTAAAATGGCGGATGCGCCTACCTACGCCAGGCTGGTCAATGAAATCCTGCAGTATGGCGGCGATGCGCCCCGCTTCTCAGAAGACCAGATCAAAAAATTCGGTGACGGCTCCGATCCCTGGTTATACCCTAATACCAACTGGTATGATGCAGTGATCAAAAACACCTCCCTGCAAAACAGGCATGACCTGTCCCTCAGCGGCGGTACGGAAAAAATGACGTATTACGTATCACTCGGAAGCCTCTTCCAGGATGGTATTTATAAGTCCAGCGCCACCTATTATAAACAACAAAACATCAGGGCCAACCTCGACGCAAACGTGAATGAAAACGTGCATCTGCGCTTCGACCTGGCAGGAAGACTGGAAAACAGACATTTCCCGCCACGTTCTGCCGGTTCCATTTTCCGCTCCCTGATGCGTGGACGGCCTACTGAAAACGCCATCTGGCCCAATGGCCTCCCCGGACCAGACATCGAATACGGGGACAACCCGGTGGTAACGAGCACCGATATTATCGGATACACCAACGATAAAAACTATGTAGTTAACGGTACCCTCGGCGCAACTGTCAACATCCCCTGGGTACAAGGATTGTCTGTCGATGGAAACTTCGCTTATGATCAAAACTTCGCTTTCATCAAAACATGGGTAAAGCCCTGGACGCTTTACACGCTTGATCCCAACAGCCCGGACCATAAGCTGAATCCCGCTTCCAGAGGGGTGAGCGCGCCGGAGCTGAATGAAAGCTTCAACAGCAACCGTATGACAACGGTGAACGTGAAACTGAATTATGTACGCTCTTTCGGAAAACATAACCTGAACACTTTCATCGCCTTTGAACAGGCCACTTTTGATGGCGACACCATGCTGGCCAATCGCCGGTACTTTATCAGTGATAAACTCGACCAGCTGTTTGCCGGCGGCGATAAGGAAAAAAATAACGGCGGCACCGGCTTCTCTTTTGCACGCAGAAACTATTTTGGCCGTATTTCCTACAACTATAAAGAAACATACCTGTTTGACTTCAACGCCCGTTATGACGGTACGCAGAACTTCCCGCGCAACAGCCGCTTCGGTTTCTTCCCCGGCGCTTCTGTGGGCTGGGTGCTGTCTAATGAAGGTTTCTGGAAAAAAGGCGTGCGTGCCGTGGATTACTTCAAAATCCGCGCTTCATGGGGCCAGATGGGGAATGACCAGATCCCGTCTTTCCAATACCTCAGTACCTATGGGTTCAGCGATGGGGGGGTGATGTTCGGTGGAGACCTGAACAAAGGTATTTACCAGATGCGTTCGCCTAATGAAGCCATTACCTGGGAGGTGGCCAATAACTACGACGTAGGTATCGAGGCGTCATTGTTAGGTGAGAAATTGTCTGTAGAAGCAGATTACTTCTATACCCGCCGCGCCAACATCCTGGTGAGCCGTAGCCAATCCATGCCCGCCTATACCGGTATGACGCTGCCACAGGAGAATATCGGTAAAGTGGAAAACAAAGGTTTCGAAGTTGTCCTGAAACACAAAAATGATATCAACAAATTCCATTACGAGGTAGTCGGTACCGTTACCCATGCTCAAAACAAGATCCTGTTCTGGGACGAGGTGCCCAATGTTCCCGAATGGCAGAAATCAACCGGCAGAATGATCGATGCGCCGCTGTACTACAAAGCGATCGGCATCTATAAAACACAGGAAGAAGTAGACAAGTCTCCCCATATCAGCGGAGCCCGCGCCGGTGACGTGATTTTTGCCGATGTTGACGGCAACGGCATCATCGATGACCTTGACCGTGTCCGGGTAAACCGCACCGAAAATCCCACCTGGATATTCGGTCTTACGCTGAGTGCCAAATACAACAACTTTGACTTCACTATGTTGTGGCAGGGCGCTACCGGCGCCAGCCAGTACCTGCACACGGAATCCGGTCTGATCGGCAACTTCCCCGAAGCGTATATCAAAGACCGTTGGACACCCGATAACATCAACGCATCCTGGCCAAGGGTAAATGACCGTGACCGCGAATATTGGGTAAACCGCCAGAACACTTTCTGGTTCTGGAAAACAGACTATGCCCGTCTTAAAACAGTGGAGCTGGGGTATACTATTCCCGGACATGCTATCAGAAGCATCGGCCTGCAAAAACTGAGGGTATATGTGAGTGGTCAAAACCTGGTGACGATCGATAACGTAAAAATATTTGATCCGGAAGCGCCCATGGGCAGCGGCCAGTTTTATCCGCAGTCGAAGATTTATAATGTGGGATTAAATGTTACTTTCTAA
- a CDS encoding Gfo/Idh/MocA family protein translates to MVPEKKSGDNQVSRRSFLRNGALAAAGFMIVPRHVLGRGFTAPSDRLRVAGVGVGGKGFGDISEFAKGPADIAFLCDVDTRRAAEAVKKFPKAKFYADFREMFDKEHKNFDAVSVSTPDHQHAVAAMGAMQLKKHVYVQKPLTHDIYEARMLTQGAKRHKVVSQMGNQGSSGDGVRQLMEWYNAGLIGDVHTVYCWTDRPVWPQGIAWPTGKADVPKELNWDLWLGTAPKKDYVDNLVPFNWRGWWDYGTGAIGDMGCHIIEPPFRVLGLGYPTSVECSVGSVYVGEFTRGYFPESCPPSSHVIMKFPGKNGKEITLHWMDGGIQPERPEELGPNEVMGDGGNGAIFIGDKGKMMCGTYGMYPKLLPTSRSTEVNVPQTIARVPEGHYVQWVNAAIAGYNSKQAKTLSSPFDIAGPLTETILMANLAIRSFDIRKPKASGKGYDYPGRYIKLLWDGANMKITNFDEANQFVKRTYRDGWSLGV, encoded by the coding sequence ATGGTTCCAGAAAAAAAGAGCGGGGACAACCAGGTGTCCCGCAGATCATTCCTGAGAAATGGCGCATTGGCAGCCGCAGGGTTCATGATCGTTCCACGTCATGTACTGGGTAGAGGTTTTACCGCACCGAGCGACCGCCTGCGCGTGGCCGGTGTAGGTGTTGGCGGTAAAGGGTTCGGCGACATCTCCGAATTCGCCAAAGGACCTGCTGACATCGCTTTCCTCTGCGATGTAGATACCCGTCGTGCAGCCGAAGCCGTTAAAAAATTCCCGAAGGCCAAGTTCTATGCTGACTTCCGGGAGATGTTCGATAAAGAGCACAAAAATTTCGATGCGGTTTCCGTGTCCACGCCGGACCACCAGCACGCCGTAGCCGCCATGGGCGCTATGCAGCTGAAAAAACACGTATATGTGCAGAAACCGCTGACACATGACATCTACGAAGCGCGTATGCTCACGCAGGGCGCCAAGAGACATAAAGTGGTCAGCCAGATGGGCAACCAGGGCTCTTCCGGCGATGGCGTACGCCAGCTGATGGAGTGGTACAACGCCGGCCTGATCGGAGATGTACACACCGTATACTGCTGGACAGACCGTCCCGTTTGGCCGCAGGGCATTGCATGGCCTACCGGCAAAGCAGACGTGCCTAAAGAACTGAACTGGGACCTGTGGCTGGGCACTGCTCCGAAAAAAGATTATGTAGACAACCTCGTGCCGTTCAACTGGCGCGGCTGGTGGGATTACGGTACCGGTGCCATCGGCGACATGGGCTGTCATATCATTGAACCACCTTTCCGCGTACTGGGCCTCGGCTACCCTACTTCCGTAGAGTGCAGTGTGGGCAGCGTTTACGTAGGTGAATTCACCCGCGGCTACTTCCCGGAAAGCTGCCCTCCTTCTTCCCATGTGATCATGAAATTTCCCGGCAAAAACGGCAAGGAAATCACCCTGCACTGGATGGACGGCGGCATTCAGCCGGAACGCCCTGAAGAACTGGGTCCCAACGAAGTGATGGGCGACGGCGGTAACGGTGCTATTTTCATTGGGGATAAAGGCAAGATGATGTGCGGAACCTACGGTATGTACCCCAAACTGCTTCCTACTTCCCGCAGCACCGAAGTCAATGTGCCTCAAACCATTGCCCGCGTGCCGGAAGGACACTACGTACAATGGGTAAATGCAGCCATTGCCGGCTATAACAGTAAACAGGCTAAAACACTCAGCTCACCATTCGATATCGCAGGCCCGCTGACTGAAACTATCCTGATGGCCAATCTGGCTATCCGCAGCTTCGACATCCGCAAGCCTAAAGCCTCCGGGAAAGGATACGACTATCCCGGACGCTACATCAAACTGCTCTGGGACGGCGCCAATATGAAGATCACCAACTTCGATGAAGCCAACCAGTTCGTGAAACGTACCTACCGCGACGGCTGGTCACTGGGCGTTTAA
- a CDS encoding RagB/SusD family nutrient uptake outer membrane protein, which yields MKKSNIIQYIVVAGLLFATAACKKDFLEKKPLTEYEESDVWKDKGLVQAFVNDLYVQMRPGYLEVMLASMTDEARFIHDYNTSLVVQGNVSPDDIGRLSDFARWDNHYKEIRNCNMFFEKIDQSPIDDATRNAMKGEVHFMRAWYYHMLVKYYGGVPLITKTFNVKGDEQEILNIKRATYEDCVKFISDECDSASKLLPAVYELPKDKGRVTKGAAMALKSRVLLYAASDYFNVNVKSPLMGYTTGSQTDRLRAAKNAAKAVMDLGIYELYHPTDSAAENYSRIFLDKDHKELIFIKQYDKALLGTSHDLYNGPNGYHNWGGNVPLENFVTGYQMKDGSAFSWANTSQASAPYVGRDPRFYATILYDGAKWKPRPKDGAEVDPIGIIQTGKYEPKNGGRDSVWGLDTRNSTIENWNGTFSGYYLRKFMDKNLDAQFFRGDQNWIFIRYAEVLLNYAEASIWLGEEADALPALNAVRTRAGMPATTASGDALKAVLKYERRYELAFEEHRFFDARRWVTDAMTYFNGNAQGIEVLGSQIANHPFVYRPVNIQSRTFKDKNYLLPIPAAEIRKNGNLEQQVPYK from the coding sequence ATGAAAAAATCAAACATCATACAATATATAGTAGTGGCGGGATTACTGTTTGCCACTGCTGCCTGTAAAAAGGACTTCCTGGAAAAGAAGCCGCTGACAGAATATGAGGAATCAGATGTATGGAAAGACAAAGGCCTTGTACAGGCGTTTGTGAACGACCTCTATGTACAGATGCGCCCGGGATACCTGGAAGTAATGCTGGCCTCCATGACAGACGAAGCCCGCTTTATTCACGATTATAACACCTCTCTTGTTGTACAGGGCAACGTATCGCCTGACGATATCGGCCGGCTCAGTGATTTCGCCCGTTGGGACAATCACTATAAAGAGATCCGTAACTGTAACATGTTTTTCGAAAAGATTGACCAGTCGCCTATTGATGACGCCACCCGTAACGCCATGAAAGGCGAGGTGCATTTTATGCGTGCCTGGTATTATCATATGCTGGTGAAATACTATGGTGGCGTGCCATTGATCACCAAGACCTTTAATGTAAAGGGAGATGAACAGGAGATCCTGAACATTAAAAGGGCTACTTACGAAGACTGTGTGAAATTTATCTCCGACGAATGCGACAGTGCTTCCAAACTGCTGCCGGCGGTGTATGAGTTGCCGAAAGACAAAGGCCGTGTTACCAAAGGCGCAGCCATGGCGCTGAAATCAAGGGTGTTGCTCTATGCTGCCAGCGATTACTTTAATGTCAACGTAAAAAGTCCTTTGATGGGCTATACCACCGGCAGCCAGACCGACCGTTTACGGGCGGCCAAAAACGCAGCTAAAGCGGTGATGGACCTGGGTATATATGAGCTGTACCATCCTACGGATTCTGCTGCGGAGAACTACAGTCGTATCTTCCTGGACAAAGACCACAAAGAACTGATTTTTATCAAACAATATGATAAGGCGCTGTTAGGCACATCACATGATCTTTATAACGGCCCTAATGGTTATCACAACTGGGGTGGTAATGTGCCGCTGGAGAACTTTGTGACCGGTTACCAGATGAAAGACGGTTCGGCATTTTCCTGGGCCAATACCAGTCAGGCCAGTGCGCCCTATGTAGGCCGTGATCCGCGTTTCTATGCCACTATCCTCTATGATGGCGCCAAATGGAAGCCCCGTCCTAAAGACGGTGCCGAAGTAGATCCCATTGGTATTATTCAAACAGGAAAATACGAGCCTAAAAACGGCGGCCGTGACAGCGTATGGGGATTGGATACCCGCAACAGCACTATCGAAAACTGGAACGGTACTTTCTCCGGATATTACCTGCGCAAGTTCATGGACAAAAACCTGGATGCGCAGTTTTTCCGTGGCGACCAGAACTGGATTTTCATCCGTTATGCTGAAGTGCTGCTAAACTATGCAGAGGCCAGCATCTGGCTGGGAGAGGAAGCGGATGCGCTGCCTGCGCTGAACGCGGTACGCACCAGGGCAGGAATGCCTGCCACCACAGCTTCCGGCGATGCGCTGAAAGCGGTGCTGAAGTATGAAAGGAGGTATGAGCTGGCTTTTGAGGAGCATCGTTTCTTTGACGCCCGCCGCTGGGTCACTGATGCGATGACTTATTTCAACGGTAATGCACAAGGTATTGAAGTGTTGGGATCACAGATCGCCAACCATCCTTTTGTATACCGGCCTGTCAATATACAGAGCCGTACTTTTAAAGACAAGAATTACCTGCTGCCGATCCCTGCTGCCGAGATCAGGAAAAACGGCAACCTGGAACAACAGGTGCCGTATAAATAA
- a CDS encoding GMC family oxidoreductase: MAFEIKKQAKLYDVCIVGSGAGGGMAAKILSEAGLKVALLEAGPKYDPADPEQATQLKWPYESPRRGASTTRAFGDFDAAYGGWQIDGEPYTKKNGTEFDWFRSRMLGGRTNHWGRISLRFGERDFKHKSYDGLGDDWPISYADVAPYYDRVDKLIGVFGSKENLPNEPDGFFLPPPKPRMHELMVKRAGEKMGLPVIPARLSILTRSVNKDRSPCFYCSQCNRGCTVYGDFSSSSVLVKPAMKSGHVDLYTNAMVREVLTDDSGKATGVAYIDKADMQEYSVNARVVVLAASACESARLLLNSKSAKHPNGLANSSGVVGKYLHDSTGASRGGFVPALMDRKRYNEDGVGGMHLYIPWWGDNKKLDFARGYHIEMGGGMHMPSYGYGFGMENMNGKYPGRDGKPKAAGGYGASLKDDYRRYFGAYIGFAGRGECIAREDNYCEIDPNVVDKYGIPVLRFHYTWSDHEIKQAKHMQDTFEQLIVEMGGVPSGTKPGEDTKYGLENPGRIIHEVGTTRMGDNPATSVLNKFNQAHEVKNLFVVDGGAFVSQADKNPTWTILALSMRASEYIVDQLKKQNI, translated from the coding sequence ATGGCTTTTGAAATTAAAAAACAGGCTAAGCTTTATGATGTTTGTATTGTTGGTTCGGGTGCCGGTGGCGGCATGGCAGCCAAAATATTATCAGAGGCCGGGCTTAAAGTAGCGCTCCTGGAAGCGGGGCCTAAATATGATCCGGCAGACCCGGAACAGGCGACTCAACTGAAATGGCCCTACGAATCTCCCAGAAGAGGTGCCAGCACAACCCGCGCCTTCGGCGATTTTGATGCCGCCTACGGCGGATGGCAGATTGACGGTGAACCATATACGAAAAAGAACGGGACCGAATTCGACTGGTTCCGCTCCCGCATGCTGGGAGGACGTACCAACCACTGGGGACGTATTTCCCTTCGTTTTGGAGAACGCGATTTCAAACATAAAAGTTATGACGGACTGGGAGACGACTGGCCTATCAGCTATGCAGATGTGGCGCCCTATTACGACAGGGTAGATAAATTGATCGGCGTATTCGGCTCAAAAGAAAACCTGCCCAATGAACCGGACGGTTTCTTCCTCCCTCCTCCCAAACCCAGGATGCACGAGCTGATGGTAAAGCGTGCCGGTGAAAAAATGGGCCTTCCCGTTATCCCTGCGCGTCTGTCTATCCTCACCCGCTCGGTCAACAAAGACCGCAGCCCATGTTTCTATTGCAGCCAGTGTAACCGTGGCTGTACCGTATACGGCGACTTCTCCTCATCCTCCGTGCTGGTAAAACCCGCCATGAAAAGCGGGCATGTAGACCTCTACACCAACGCTATGGTGCGGGAAGTACTCACCGACGACAGCGGCAAAGCCACCGGCGTAGCTTATATCGATAAAGCAGATATGCAGGAATATTCCGTTAACGCCCGCGTGGTGGTACTTGCCGCCAGCGCCTGCGAATCGGCCCGGCTGCTGCTCAATTCCAAATCTGCCAAACATCCTAATGGTCTTGCCAACTCCAGCGGCGTAGTCGGCAAATACCTGCACGACTCCACCGGCGCATCCCGCGGCGGCTTCGTCCCCGCACTGATGGACCGTAAACGCTACAACGAAGACGGCGTAGGCGGTATGCACCTCTACATTCCATGGTGGGGCGACAATAAAAAACTGGACTTCGCCCGCGGCTACCACATTGAAATGGGCGGCGGTATGCATATGCCCTCCTATGGCTATGGCTTCGGCATGGAAAACATGAACGGAAAATACCCCGGTCGCGATGGCAAACCCAAAGCAGCCGGCGGTTACGGCGCTTCCCTGAAAGACGATTACCGTCGTTACTTCGGCGCCTACATCGGCTTTGCAGGCAGAGGAGAATGTATTGCGCGGGAAGACAACTACTGCGAAATAGATCCTAATGTGGTAGACAAATACGGTATCCCCGTACTGCGTTTCCACTATACCTGGAGCGATCATGAGATCAAACAGGCCAAACACATGCAGGACACATTCGAGCAGCTGATCGTGGAGATGGGCGGCGTTCCTTCCGGCACCAAACCCGGAGAAGACACCAAATACGGGCTGGAAAACCCTGGCCGTATTATCCACGAAGTGGGCACCACCCGCATGGGCGACAACCCGGCAACTTCCGTGCTGAACAAATTCAACCAGGCACACGAAGTAAAAAACCTGTTCGTGGTAGATGGCGGCGCCTTCGTGTCACAGGCCGATAAAAACCCGACCTGGACCATCCTCGCCCTCTCCATGCGCGCATCAGAGTATATCGTGGACCAGCTGAAAAAACAAAACATTTAA